The genomic DNA AGCACATCGTGCCCATCGTGCCCGACGAGTCGCGCACCTTCGGCATGGAAGGCATGTTCCGCCAGCTCGGCATCTGGTCCTCGCTCGGCCAGCTCTACAAGCCGCAGGACGCCGACCAGCTCATGTACTACCGCGAATCGAAGGACGGCCAGGTGCTGCAGGAAGGCATCAACGAAGGCGGCGCGATGTCCAGCTGGATCGTCGCGGCCACCTCGTACAGCACGAACAACGTGCCGATGATCCCGTTCTATATCTACTACTCGATGTTCGGCCTGCAGCGCGTGGGCGACCTCGCCTGGCTGGCCGGCGACATCCGCGCGCGCGGCTTCCTGCTCGGCGGCACCGCCGGCCGCACCACGCTCAACGGCGAAGGCCTGCAGCACGAGGACGGCCACAGCCACATCCTGGCCGGCACCATCCCCAACTGCGTCTCGTACGACCCCACCTTCGCCTACGAGGTGGTCGCCATCGTGCGCGACGGCATGCGCCGCATGCATGCCGAGCAGGAGGACGTGTACTACTACATCACCCTCATGAACGAGAACTACCCGCACCCCGGCATGCCCGAGGGCAGCGAGGCGGGCATCCTCAAGGGCCTCTACCGGCTCAGCGACGGCGGCAAGACGCCGAAGAAGGGCCACCGCGTGCAGCTCATGGGCAGCGGCACCATCCTGCGCGAGGTGATGGCCGCGGCCGAACTGCTGAAGACCGACTTCGGCGTCGCCGCCGACGTCTGGAGCGCCACCAGCTACAACGAGCTGCGCCGCGACGGCATGGCCGCCGAGCGCTGGAGCCGGCTGCACCCGACCGAACCCGCGCGCAAGAGCCACGTCGAGCAATGCCTCGAAGGCCACGACGGCCCCGTCGTCGCCGCCACCGACTACATGCGCAACTACGCCGACCAGGTGCGTGAATACGTGCAGGCCGCAGGCCGCCGCTACACCGTGCTCGGCACCGACGGCTTCGGGCGCAGCGACTACCGCCGCAAGCTGCGCCGCTTCTTCGAGGTCGACCGCTGGCACGTGGCCGTGGCCGCGCTCAAGGCGCTGGCCGACGACGGCGTGATCAAGCACGCGGTCGTCGCCGAGGCCATCAAGAAATACGGGCTGGATGCCGAGCGCGCAGCCCCCTGGACCGTCTGAGGCACGACATGAGCAACGCAATCGACATCAAGGTTCCGGACATCGGCGACTTCAGCGACGTGCCGGTCATCGAGATCTTCGTCAAGGTCGGCGACACCGTGAAGGCCGAGGATCCGCTGGTCTCGCTCGAATCCGACAAGGCCACGATGGATGTGCCCGCGCCGCTGTCGGGCGTGGTGCAGGCCATCACCGTCAAGCTCGGCGACAAGGTCAGCGAGGGCAGCGTGATCCTGTCATTGGCAACCGGCGATGCGCCGGCAGCGACGGCAGCAGCCGCACCGGCTGCGCCTGCCACTGCAGCTGCTCCAACCGCAGCGCCGGTGCGCGATGCCGCCAGCACCGGCAGCGCGATCGACGAAGCCGCCTTCGCACTCGCCTACGCCGGCCCCGCCGTGCGCAAGCTCGCACGCGAACTCGGCGTCGACCTTGGCAAGCTCAAGGGTTCGGGCGAGCACGGCCGCATCGTGCGCGCCGATGTCGAGTCCTTCGCCAAGGGCGGCGGCGCGGCGGCCGCACCGACCGCCGGCAAGGCCACACCGGCACCCGCGGGCGGCGGGGTCGGTGGCATCGACCTCTTGCCCTGGCCCAAGGTCGACTTCGCCAAGTTCGGCCCGACCGAGCGCAAGGAGCTGTCGCGCATCAAGAAGATCAGCGCCGCCAACCTGCACCGCAACTGGGTCGTCA from Variovorax sp. PBL-E5 includes the following:
- a CDS encoding dihydrolipoyllysine-residue acetyltransferase yields the protein MSNAIDIKVPDIGDFSDVPVIEIFVKVGDTVKAEDPLVSLESDKATMDVPAPLSGVVQAITVKLGDKVSEGSVILSLATGDAPAATAAAAPAAPATAAAPTAAPVRDAASTGSAIDEAAFALAYAGPAVRKLARELGVDLGKLKGSGEHGRIVRADVESFAKGGGAAAAPTAGKATPAPAGGGVGGIDLLPWPKVDFAKFGPTERKELSRIKKISAANLHRNWVVIPHVTTHDEADITDLEPFRVQMNKELEKSGVKISMLPFMMKAAVATLKKFPEFNASLDGDALVLKNYWHIGFAADTPNGLMVPVIRDVDKKTVPDIAKEMGELAKSARDGKLKPDQMSGGTFTISSLGGIGGIYFTPIINAPEVAIMGVCKSYWKQHSADGKSYTSRLTLPLSLSWDHRVIDGAAAARFNVHFANVLADLRRVLF